In a genomic window of Thermogemmata fonticola:
- a CDS encoding MFS transporter, translating into MTTTPPSVAAPLSPLVRSLVLIAAAIGFLFDTYELLMFPVIGAQALSELLQVEQNSTEVRLWAGRMLWMAALSGGIFGLFGGVLVDRFGRKTVMIGSILLYSLSPVAAAGSTALWHFVLFRCTTFIGVCVELVAAVTWLAELFLDKRQRERAIGWTLAFASLGGILVTEVFNGIVAWLHHQPQGLSWLSHVGISPTPWRYTLLTGLIPGVLILLLMPFVPESRIWREKKLAGTLQRPRIAELFSPQLRRTTLVTTILSACSYGAAFGALQLGPSVMVAGLPDVHQARQESKEKVSALQAALKSPSAEERQQAQEQLQQAQAAVPRLIDAKRGQMQRWQEIGGLTGRILFALLVVYVSSQLLIRMFLLPGLVLFPVTYLVLYHSDFALFCAALFLCGLVTVAQFSYVSEYLPKVFPVHLRGTGSSFATNIGGRMIGTMAAVINTELLAPLFSGENPHRVAIAAAVIGTAVYAIALLASFFLPPPRQEAD; encoded by the coding sequence GTGACCACAACCCCCCCTTCCGTAGCCGCCCCTCTTTCCCCATTGGTTCGCAGTCTGGTGCTGATTGCCGCAGCCATCGGCTTCCTATTTGACACTTACGAACTGCTCATGTTTCCCGTCATTGGTGCCCAGGCGTTGTCGGAACTACTCCAAGTGGAGCAGAATTCGACCGAGGTGAGACTGTGGGCTGGACGCATGTTGTGGATGGCGGCTCTCTCCGGCGGCATTTTCGGGCTTTTCGGAGGCGTGCTGGTCGATCGATTCGGGCGCAAAACGGTTATGATCGGCAGCATTCTGTTGTATTCCCTCTCTCCTGTGGCAGCAGCGGGGAGCACGGCGTTATGGCACTTCGTGCTCTTTCGGTGTACCACGTTCATCGGTGTATGCGTTGAGTTAGTTGCAGCGGTCACTTGGCTGGCTGAGTTGTTCCTGGACAAACGCCAGCGGGAACGGGCCATCGGTTGGACCCTTGCCTTTGCTTCCCTTGGTGGCATCCTGGTGACCGAGGTTTTCAACGGTATTGTTGCCTGGCTTCACCACCAGCCCCAGGGACTGAGCTGGCTCAGCCACGTGGGCATCTCCCCGACACCGTGGCGCTATACTTTGCTGACCGGTCTGATACCAGGAGTATTGATCCTCCTATTGATGCCGTTTGTTCCAGAAAGCCGTATTTGGCGGGAGAAAAAGCTAGCTGGCACCTTGCAGCGGCCCCGCATTGCCGAGTTGTTTTCACCCCAGCTCCGGCGAACCACACTGGTTACGACCATCCTCTCGGCTTGCAGTTACGGCGCTGCGTTTGGCGCTTTGCAATTAGGGCCATCTGTTATGGTCGCGGGACTGCCCGATGTCCATCAAGCGAGGCAGGAAAGCAAAGAGAAAGTATCCGCTTTGCAAGCGGCGTTGAAAAGCCCCTCCGCCGAGGAACGCCAACAGGCACAAGAACAGCTCCAGCAGGCCCAGGCTGCGGTACCGCGGCTGATCGATGCCAAGCGCGGCCAGATGCAACGCTGGCAGGAAATCGGAGGTCTGACCGGGCGTATTCTCTTTGCCTTACTGGTCGTCTATGTATCCAGTCAACTCCTCATCCGCATGTTTCTCCTACCCGGCTTGGTCCTGTTCCCCGTGACCTATCTCGTGCTCTACCACAGCGACTTTGCCCTTTTCTGCGCCGCACTTTTCCTCTGCGGGTTAGTCACTGTGGCACAGTTCAGTTACGTGAGCGAATACCTACCCAAGGTATTTCCGGTGCATCTGCGAGGAACGGGCAGCAGCTTTGCTACCAACATCGGGGGACGCATGATTGGGACCATGGCAGCCGTCATCAACACGGAACTGCTAGCCCCTCTCTTTTCCGGAGAGAATCCTCACCGAGTGGCCATCGCCGCGGCGGTCATTGGCACGGCGGTTTATGCCATCGCGTTGCTCGCTTCCTTCTTCCTTCCTCCCCCACGGCAGGAGGCCGATTGA
- a CDS encoding 3-keto-disaccharide hydrolase: MFRRLLVLTGLVVLAFLPRVQADDTDAFLDPANWEGLPQYWKLDPKSRTIIGHADKDPGFNTFFCSRKQYGDFELAFEVELKNAKGNSGVQIRSRLLDGPKEKGKFIVAGPQADIGQQYWGSLYGERFGGMMKQAPADRVKKFVKPDGFNEYRIRAVGQRVTITINGETFIDEVFEKLPPAGIIAFQIHAGGPMTVTFRNIRFTQLSSK, from the coding sequence ATGTTCCGCCGCCTGCTGGTCCTGACCGGCTTAGTTGTGCTAGCCTTTCTGCCCCGGGTTCAGGCCGATGACACCGACGCTTTCCTGGATCCGGCCAATTGGGAAGGGTTACCCCAGTATTGGAAGCTGGACCCCAAGAGCCGAACGATCATTGGCCACGCGGACAAGGATCCCGGTTTCAACACCTTCTTCTGCTCCCGGAAACAGTATGGTGACTTTGAGCTGGCATTTGAGGTAGAGCTAAAAAATGCCAAGGGAAACAGCGGAGTACAAATCCGCAGCCGCTTGCTGGATGGCCCGAAGGAAAAAGGAAAGTTCATCGTCGCTGGTCCGCAAGCCGACATTGGCCAGCAGTACTGGGGGAGCTTATATGGGGAACGTTTCGGCGGTATGATGAAGCAGGCCCCAGCGGATCGGGTCAAAAAGTTCGTCAAGCCGGATGGTTTCAACGAATACCGCATTCGAGCCGTCGGCCAACGGGTAACTATCACCATCAACGGCGAAACTTTTATCGACGAAGTGTTCGAGAAATTGCCACCGGCGGGAATCATTGCCTTCCAGATCCACGCGGGCGGGCCTATGACGGTGACATTCCGCAACATCCGCTTTACACAATTGTCGTCGAAATGA
- a CDS encoding 6-pyruvoyl trahydropterin synthase family protein, giving the protein MPTERYKVRVTKDHLVFCCGHFISYRGHQCERLHGHNYRAAVEVEGPLQADFYVVDFIALKHLTREITDELDHHMLLPTRNPVIQVEERGSVVAVRYAERQWLFPRDDCVLLPIENTTAELLAHYIAGRLWQSLQQREGFTPDILRVEVEEAPGQSATVEWRSSSTPA; this is encoded by the coding sequence ATGCCGACTGAACGCTACAAGGTGCGCGTCACCAAAGATCATCTCGTATTCTGCTGCGGGCACTTTATCAGCTACCGCGGACACCAGTGCGAACGACTCCACGGACACAATTACCGTGCTGCGGTGGAGGTCGAAGGCCCGTTGCAAGCGGATTTTTATGTGGTGGATTTCATCGCTTTGAAGCATCTGACGCGAGAAATCACCGATGAATTGGATCACCACATGCTCCTGCCCACGCGCAATCCGGTGATCCAGGTGGAGGAACGCGGCTCAGTGGTGGCTGTGCGTTATGCGGAACGGCAATGGCTCTTTCCCCGCGATGACTGCGTCCTATTGCCCATCGAAAACACCACCGCCGAGCTGCTAGCCCACTATATTGCCGGCCGCTTGTGGCAATCCCTGCAACAGCGCGAGGGGTTCACACCCGATATCTTGCGTGTGGAAGTGGAGGAAGCACCGGGGCAGAGCGCAACCGTAGAGTGGCGTTCCTCATCCACCCCGGCGTAA
- a CDS encoding 3-methyladenine DNA glycosylase: protein MAVGAIRQPYEWWPADRWREERQRDLSLLRPWVEARLQRSSRGQRHPVYDFLFEYYSYRPSHLLRWSPGWGIVLQGARIEDVGWREFIEITEGVVLPVEAFPAHRVDYLRWAVEYLEAVEAREPAWSCFGLHEWAMVYQESCIRHPYVPLRLQSERIDAFVRQQSLRCTHYDAYRFFTPSARPLNRWELTRSDAIRFDQPACVHVNMDLYRFAYKIAPFCPGSLVAATFDLARRARELDMRASPYDLRVYGLEPICIETTEGRAEYIEAQRQLFVQAQPLRRQLRALYQRLLNDRLSVPDPPPRQDGAAHPERSMWR, encoded by the coding sequence ATGGCCGTCGGGGCGATCAGGCAGCCGTATGAATGGTGGCCAGCGGATCGATGGCGTGAAGAGCGGCAACGGGATCTATCGCTCCTTCGTCCCTGGGTCGAGGCGCGATTGCAGCGATCCAGCCGGGGCCAGCGCCATCCGGTGTATGATTTTTTGTTTGAGTATTACTCATATCGTCCCAGTCATCTTTTGCGTTGGTCGCCGGGGTGGGGCATCGTGTTGCAAGGCGCCCGCATTGAAGACGTAGGCTGGCGGGAATTTATCGAGATCACAGAGGGAGTGGTATTGCCTGTGGAGGCGTTTCCGGCCCACCGCGTGGATTATTTGCGTTGGGCAGTGGAGTATTTGGAGGCTGTGGAAGCTCGCGAGCCGGCGTGGAGTTGTTTCGGTCTGCACGAATGGGCGATGGTATATCAGGAGTCTTGCATCCGTCATCCCTATGTGCCACTGCGACTTCAGAGCGAGAGAATCGACGCCTTCGTGCGGCAACAGTCGTTGCGATGTACCCATTACGACGCGTACCGGTTTTTCACGCCGTCGGCTCGTCCGCTCAACCGCTGGGAGTTGACACGGTCGGATGCGATCCGCTTCGATCAACCGGCTTGTGTTCACGTCAACATGGACCTGTATCGGTTCGCCTATAAAATCGCGCCGTTTTGTCCGGGATCCCTAGTGGCAGCTACCTTTGATCTCGCCCGGCGCGCCCGCGAGTTGGACATGCGTGCTAGCCCCTACGATCTCCGCGTTTATGGCCTCGAACCGATCTGCATCGAAACCACCGAAGGGCGCGCTGAATACATCGAAGCCCAACGCCAGCTCTTCGTCCAAGCTCAGCCGCTGCGGCGACAACTGCGCGCGCTGTATCAGCGTTTGCTCAACGATCGCTTGTCCGTTCCTGATCCACCTCCGAGGCAAGATGGAGCCGCTCATCCTGAACGGTCGATGTGGCGGTGA
- a CDS encoding sugar phosphate isomerase/epimerase family protein translates to MIHRRHFLQSTVLLAGWGGLEAAKPQQASGTESDRQDSPSVSQAQSQVQSKDASLTPAGPTRFQIACMTLPYARFPLVRALKGIQAAGFKYVAWGTTHREDSGQNIPVLARDDPPAKAKELAGRCRDLGLEPVMMFSMVYPEAPDGLEVLTQRIKQAGAAGIGQVLTFGHTKGGNRQLWVERFKALAPIAKDHNVILVIKQHGGETGTGQACAAITQEVNHPHIKVNYDAGNVLDYLEKDPIADVRTCVSEIRSFCIKDHRLWPKKEDCGPGFGEIDHYRLLQPVAFTGLTMPLACENIFAPLLPRPEKAEDVDKLARHAREFLEWVVQGLQSAPSVSKPMGK, encoded by the coding sequence ATGATACACCGCCGTCATTTTCTGCAATCCACTGTCCTACTCGCGGGCTGGGGAGGACTTGAGGCAGCCAAACCTCAGCAAGCAAGCGGGACAGAAAGCGACCGTCAAGATTCTCCTTCCGTCAGTCAGGCCCAATCTCAAGTCCAATCTAAGGATGCGAGTTTGACGCCCGCAGGGCCGACTCGCTTCCAAATCGCTTGCATGACCCTGCCGTACGCCCGCTTTCCGTTGGTCCGTGCCCTCAAGGGTATTCAGGCTGCCGGATTCAAATACGTCGCGTGGGGGACCACCCATCGGGAAGACAGCGGACAAAACATCCCAGTGCTTGCCAGGGATGACCCTCCGGCGAAAGCCAAAGAACTGGCGGGCCGGTGTCGCGACTTGGGACTCGAACCCGTGATGATGTTCAGTATGGTTTACCCCGAAGCCCCGGATGGACTGGAAGTCCTCACCCAGCGGATCAAGCAAGCCGGAGCGGCGGGCATCGGACAAGTGTTAACCTTTGGTCATACCAAGGGAGGCAACCGTCAGCTCTGGGTGGAACGTTTCAAAGCGCTGGCTCCCATCGCCAAAGATCACAATGTCATCCTGGTCATCAAGCAGCATGGGGGTGAAACGGGGACGGGTCAAGCGTGTGCTGCGATCACTCAGGAGGTCAACCACCCCCATATCAAAGTCAACTATGACGCAGGGAACGTCCTGGATTATCTGGAAAAAGACCCAATTGCAGACGTACGCACCTGTGTCTCCGAAATCCGCAGCTTTTGCATCAAAGATCATCGCCTCTGGCCTAAGAAGGAAGACTGCGGCCCCGGCTTTGGAGAAATCGATCACTATCGTCTGTTGCAACCCGTGGCATTTACAGGGCTGACCATGCCCTTAGCCTGTGAGAATATCTTCGCCCCCCTGTTGCCACGTCCTGAAAAAGCGGAAGACGTGGACAAGCTGGCCCGGCATGCCCGCGAATTCCTGGAGTGGGTGGTTCAAGGTTTGCAAAGCGCTCCATCAGTCTCCAAGCCGATGGGGAAATGA
- a CDS encoding sugar phosphate isomerase/epimerase family protein — protein sequence MRGSRRDFLAVVGGMLTVGTGALARSSNSLVVPAPASAGIGQTNAGRIPEAIDPVPRPGNKPLLKLSLAAYSYRQYLDLKKPSLTLFDFIDIAAWGPLEAVELTSYYFAETSDAYLKKLKDRCRQHGLAISGVPVGNNFCRRDPERLKSEIDTVKAWLERAAKLEAETVRIFAGSLERGDTLEDAQRRVVAAIEECCAHAEKVGVKVALENHGGITATPELLLTLVKQVRSKAFGVNVDTGNFHTADPYADIAKIVPYGIVAQVKTEIIRADKKREEADLPRIIRILKEANFQGYVALEYEAAEEPKVAVPRYLKQLRQLVG from the coding sequence ATGAGAGGCTCGCGCCGCGATTTCCTCGCTGTTGTGGGCGGAATGCTGACGGTTGGAACGGGGGCTTTAGCTCGATCTTCCAACTCACTGGTGGTACCAGCTCCGGCATCGGCCGGCATCGGGCAAACAAACGCCGGTCGTATTCCGGAAGCGATTGATCCTGTCCCGCGGCCCGGAAACAAACCGCTCCTCAAGTTGAGTTTAGCTGCCTATAGCTACCGGCAATATCTGGATTTGAAAAAGCCGTCTCTCACCTTGTTCGACTTCATCGACATCGCGGCTTGGGGACCCCTGGAGGCAGTGGAACTGACCTCCTACTATTTTGCCGAAACCAGTGATGCTTATCTGAAGAAACTTAAGGATCGGTGCCGCCAGCATGGTTTGGCTATTTCCGGAGTTCCGGTGGGGAACAATTTCTGCCGGCGCGATCCGGAGCGTCTTAAGTCCGAGATCGATACGGTGAAAGCCTGGCTGGAGCGAGCGGCGAAGCTGGAGGCTGAAACGGTTCGCATTTTTGCGGGAAGCCTGGAGCGCGGCGACACCCTCGAAGATGCCCAACGGCGCGTCGTGGCTGCCATCGAAGAGTGTTGCGCTCATGCCGAAAAAGTCGGCGTCAAAGTGGCATTGGAGAATCACGGCGGCATTACGGCGACCCCGGAATTGCTTCTGACACTCGTTAAACAAGTCCGCAGCAAAGCCTTTGGAGTCAATGTGGATACTGGCAATTTCCACACTGCTGACCCCTACGCCGACATCGCCAAAATAGTGCCCTATGGTATTGTGGCCCAAGTGAAAACGGAGATCATCCGGGCGGACAAGAAACGGGAAGAAGCCGACTTACCTCGCATTATCCGCATCCTCAAAGAGGCCAACTTCCAGGGATACGTCGCCCTGGAGTATGAAGCGGCCGAGGAGCCGAAAGTGGCAGTCCCCCGCTATCTCAAACAGCTCCGTCAACTAGTCGGCTAG
- a CDS encoding molybdopterin molybdotransferase MoeA: MTDKRTTAPALLCDVMIQIKQRLRPLESQEVLWDQAAGRVLAQAITAPVSLPSFPRAAMDGFAVRSSDLEAASPEQPCQLQVRGVAYPARPWPGTVSVGTAVRIMTGAAIPEGADTVAMLEDSEVSADGQFVSFRRPSPPGRHVIAVGEDVRAGQVVLPAGRVLRPQDVALLVALGLTSCPVVRQPRVMLLVSGSELVPPGVIPKVGEIVDSNTPLLQALIPRDGGQVVEVLRVPDDPVLLRQAFRQALTKDIDVVLVSGGSSTGDEDFCPCVLAEMGELVAQGLAIRPAAPTGFGWLNRAGTLLPVVLLPGNPVACLVAYELLAGRIIRHLAGRSLDLPHCQRTAPLRESWSSPPGRLEWVRVCIEQNQAVPLRQRGASSISSLVAADGFFLVPEEVTLYPAGTIVTVYLFDTLSGQQF; this comes from the coding sequence ATGACAGATAAGAGAACAACGGCACCAGCATTGCTGTGCGATGTGATGATCCAGATCAAACAGCGACTCCGGCCATTGGAATCCCAAGAGGTGTTATGGGACCAGGCGGCCGGTCGGGTCTTAGCACAAGCCATTACAGCGCCTGTCTCCTTGCCCTCATTCCCCCGTGCCGCCATGGACGGTTTTGCTGTGCGCTCCAGCGATCTGGAGGCAGCCTCTCCCGAGCAACCATGCCAGTTACAGGTCCGCGGAGTGGCGTATCCCGCCCGCCCTTGGCCGGGCACGGTTTCAGTCGGCACTGCGGTACGGATCATGACTGGTGCTGCCATCCCAGAAGGTGCGGATACCGTGGCGATGCTTGAGGACAGTGAGGTATCCGCGGATGGGCAGTTTGTGAGTTTCCGACGGCCATCCCCACCCGGCCGGCATGTCATCGCTGTCGGCGAAGATGTTCGCGCCGGTCAGGTCGTGCTCCCCGCAGGCCGCGTGCTCCGTCCTCAAGATGTGGCCTTACTCGTGGCTCTGGGGCTAACATCATGCCCTGTGGTGCGGCAGCCGCGGGTGATGTTACTCGTGAGCGGCTCGGAACTGGTTCCACCGGGAGTTATCCCGAAAGTTGGAGAGATTGTGGACAGCAATACTCCCCTGTTGCAAGCATTGATTCCCCGTGATGGCGGTCAAGTAGTAGAGGTGCTGCGAGTCCCTGACGACCCAGTCCTTCTTCGCCAAGCCTTCCGTCAGGCTCTGACAAAGGACATCGACGTTGTGCTCGTGAGCGGCGGCTCGTCAACCGGAGATGAAGACTTCTGTCCCTGCGTGCTCGCGGAAATGGGAGAATTGGTCGCCCAAGGACTGGCCATCCGACCGGCAGCACCGACGGGCTTCGGCTGGCTGAACCGAGCTGGAACCCTGCTCCCTGTCGTGCTCTTGCCGGGCAACCCCGTAGCTTGTCTCGTGGCTTACGAGTTGCTCGCGGGCCGAATCATTCGCCACTTGGCTGGCCGCTCCCTCGACTTGCCCCATTGCCAGCGGACCGCACCGTTGCGCGAGAGCTGGTCTTCACCCCCGGGACGCCTGGAATGGGTTCGCGTCTGCATCGAGCAGAATCAGGCGGTTCCACTTCGGCAACGGGGAGCATCCTCGATTTCTTCCCTGGTCGCCGCCGACGGCTTCTTCTTGGTTCCGGAGGAAGTAACTCTCTATCCTGCTGGTACGATAGTCACTGTGTATCTTTTCGACACTCTGAGCGGTCAGCAATTTTAG
- a CDS encoding GntP family permease, whose protein sequence is MHPLVILVVGIVTIIGLIVVFRVHAFVALISSAFVVGLLATTLPASETGPATMRLGNAVSTVAIEFGNATGKFGIVIALASIIGTCMMESGAADRIVRALLRCLGERRAPAALTASGYILAIPVFFDTVFYLLVPLARSLYQRTQRRYLLSIMAIAAGGAITHTLVPPTPGPLVIAAQLQVDLGVMILMGILVAVPAAAVGLLFSAWVDRRMPVPMREVPGLKVMESLPEERLPPLLLSLLPILLPVLLISANTAVEAGMKQSTSNVQLEYIQPVFQLLGDPNFALFLAMIIAVAIYRKQKRATREQTLGMVETSLLSAGVIILITAAGGAFGAMLKAAQIGPAIEAHFAQLGGGGLAYLFLGFGISMVLKIAQGSSTVAMITTASMLGAMLTSPTSLGCHPVYLALAIGSGSLVGSWMNDSGFWIFAKMGGLTEVETLRSWTPLLAVLGCTGMIVTLILATLFPLVSIPS, encoded by the coding sequence ATGCACCCATTGGTGATCCTAGTGGTGGGAATTGTCACCATTATCGGTCTGATTGTCGTGTTTCGGGTGCATGCCTTTGTGGCTCTGATCAGTTCGGCGTTTGTGGTGGGTCTGTTGGCTACCACACTTCCTGCATCCGAAACTGGTCCAGCTACGATGAGGTTGGGGAATGCGGTTAGCACGGTGGCTATCGAGTTTGGAAATGCGACGGGAAAATTCGGGATAGTGATTGCTCTCGCCTCGATCATCGGAACCTGCATGATGGAAAGTGGCGCTGCGGATCGTATTGTCCGAGCACTTCTGCGGTGTTTGGGAGAGAGGCGTGCGCCAGCGGCTCTAACAGCGAGTGGGTATATTCTGGCGATTCCGGTCTTCTTCGATACAGTGTTTTACCTTCTCGTCCCTCTTGCGCGTTCGCTCTACCAAAGAACTCAGCGCCGCTATCTGCTGTCTATCATGGCGATCGCAGCAGGGGGAGCGATCACCCACACATTGGTGCCTCCGACACCAGGGCCGTTGGTGATTGCAGCCCAATTGCAAGTCGATTTGGGTGTGATGATCCTCATGGGAATTTTAGTAGCTGTCCCCGCAGCGGCAGTAGGCTTGCTTTTTTCCGCTTGGGTGGACCGCCGCATGCCCGTTCCCATGCGAGAAGTGCCGGGACTGAAGGTCATGGAATCCCTGCCAGAGGAGCGCTTGCCTCCTCTGCTTTTGTCCTTACTACCGATTCTTCTTCCCGTGCTCCTCATCAGTGCCAATACAGCCGTCGAAGCTGGAATGAAACAGTCTACTTCGAACGTGCAGCTCGAGTACATTCAGCCGGTATTTCAGCTCTTGGGAGACCCCAATTTTGCCTTGTTTTTAGCCATGATCATTGCTGTCGCAATCTATCGCAAACAGAAACGAGCTACACGAGAGCAAACCTTAGGAATGGTTGAGACTTCATTGTTGAGCGCAGGAGTGATCATTCTCATCACTGCGGCGGGGGGAGCTTTCGGAGCTATGCTCAAAGCCGCGCAAATTGGGCCTGCTATCGAAGCTCACTTTGCACAACTTGGAGGTGGCGGCTTAGCTTATCTTTTCCTCGGTTTCGGCATCTCCATGGTTTTGAAAATCGCCCAAGGCTCAAGTACAGTGGCCATGATTACCACCGCCTCCATGCTCGGCGCTATGTTGACCTCTCCGACCTCCCTTGGCTGTCATCCCGTCTATTTGGCACTGGCTATTGGTTCCGGATCGCTTGTCGGCTCGTGGATGAATGACTCTGGTTTCTGGATCTTTGCCAAGATGGGGGGCTTGACCGAAGTGGAAACCCTGCGATCTTGGACCCCACTGTTGGCTGTGTTAGGATGTACGGGGATGATTGTGACCTTGATTCTCGCTACTCTGTTCCCGCTTGTGTCTATCCCCTCTTGA